The proteins below are encoded in one region of Clostridium estertheticum:
- a CDS encoding PTS lactose/cellobiose transporter subunit IIA encodes MEELENIIFELIVYAGNGKSSAMEAIQEAKKGEFEKADQSLKDASVELGKAHKYQTSLIQAEAAGKATTITLLLIHAQDHFMSAMTVIDLATEIVEIYKTR; translated from the coding sequence ATGGAAGAATTAGAGAATATAATTTTTGAACTAATAGTATATGCAGGAAATGGTAAATCAAGTGCTATGGAAGCGATACAAGAGGCTAAAAAGGGTGAATTTGAAAAAGCTGATCAGTCACTTAAAGATGCTAGTGTAGAGCTTGGAAAAGCTCATAAATATCAAACTAGTTTAATACAAGCAGAGGCGGCTGGAAAAGCTACGACTATTACTCTGTTGTTAATTCATGCACAAGATCATTTTATGTCAGCTATGACAGTTATAGATTTGGCAACAGAAATAGTAGAAATTTATAAAACAAGATAG
- the celB gene encoding PTS cellobiose transporter subunit IIC has translation MEKIMAIIDKYMLPLADKLNGNKYLTALRDAFMLTLPLIIFGSVFVVLSNLPYLDKILGVANLAALKAQLGCASNATMSVLTIFVVFGIGYNLSKQYKIDAIYGAATAVASFLILTPTTFEFGTKKIVVDGVLPLDRLGAKGMFVGIIGSFIAVEIYRRVVAKNWTIKMPEGVPDAVSKSFSALIPAFITLTTFLLIKIVFTFTPWGNVHDFVYKSIQAPLMVLGSGLPATLIAVLCIQLFWFFGLHGQIIVNSVLDPIWRSLSLENLQAYQAGAKHLPHIVNKQFMDTFTVGMGGTGMTLAVIIAIFAFAKSKQLKELAKLAAPAGIFNVNEPVIFGLPIVLNPMILIPWIIAPLIVTAFTYFVMSIGLVPIPIGVDVPWTVPIFLSGMLATNSVAGGILQLVNLAIVLVIWSPFVIIMDRQYKKAENDLKNTIKENSDNKNSNIKNIKA, from the coding sequence TTGGAAAAAATAATGGCTATAATAGATAAGTACATGCTACCTCTAGCAGATAAACTTAATGGTAACAAATATTTAACCGCTTTAAGAGACGCTTTTATGCTAACATTACCGCTAATCATATTTGGATCAGTGTTTGTAGTTTTATCTAATTTGCCATATTTGGATAAAATATTAGGTGTTGCTAATTTGGCAGCATTAAAAGCTCAGTTAGGCTGTGCATCAAATGCGACAATGTCAGTGCTTACGATATTTGTAGTGTTTGGTATAGGGTATAATTTAAGTAAGCAATATAAAATTGATGCCATATATGGCGCTGCAACAGCAGTGGCTTCATTTCTTATATTAACTCCAACTACATTTGAATTCGGAACAAAAAAGATTGTAGTTGATGGAGTACTTCCATTAGATAGACTTGGTGCTAAAGGCATGTTTGTTGGAATAATAGGATCATTTATAGCTGTAGAAATATACAGAAGAGTAGTAGCAAAAAATTGGACAATAAAAATGCCAGAAGGTGTACCGGATGCTGTTTCAAAATCATTTAGTGCATTAATTCCAGCATTTATAACTTTAACGACATTTCTTCTTATAAAAATAGTATTTACATTTACACCATGGGGAAATGTACATGATTTTGTGTACAAGTCAATACAAGCTCCTTTGATGGTATTGGGTTCGGGACTCCCAGCTACATTAATTGCAGTGTTATGCATACAATTATTTTGGTTCTTTGGATTACATGGTCAAATTATAGTGAATTCAGTATTAGACCCAATATGGAGATCTTTATCCCTTGAGAATCTTCAAGCATATCAAGCAGGGGCAAAACATTTACCTCATATTGTAAACAAACAATTCATGGATACGTTTACCGTTGGAATGGGTGGAACAGGAATGACACTCGCAGTAATTATTGCAATATTCGCATTTGCAAAAAGTAAACAGCTTAAGGAATTAGCCAAACTTGCAGCACCAGCAGGAATTTTCAATGTAAATGAACCCGTAATATTTGGGTTACCAATAGTATTAAATCCAATGATATTAATACCTTGGATTATAGCACCTTTAATAGTAACCGCATTCACATATTTTGTAATGTCTATAGGTTTAGTTCCAATCCCAATAGGGGTAGATGTACCCTGGACAGTTCCGATATTCTTAAGTGGAATGCTCGCAACTAACTCAGTGGCTGGTGGTATTCTTCAACTTGTTAATTTAGCCATAGTTTTAGTGATTTGGTCACCATTTGTAATTATTATGGATAGACAATATAAAAAGGCTGAGAATGATTTGAAAAATACAATTAAGGAAAACTCAGATAATAAAAATTCAAATATCAAAAACATAAAGGCGTGA
- a CDS encoding PTS sugar transporter subunit IIB: MNIILACASGMSTSLVAKKMEQAAKERGIDCKIWAVSQDRVEEEMKEADVILIGPQMRFLKSKLEVKANELGVAIDVIKPLDYGRCDGNAILSAAIALLEK; encoded by the coding sequence ATGAATATTATATTAGCATGTGCATCAGGCATGTCTACAAGTTTAGTGGCAAAAAAAATGGAGCAAGCAGCAAAAGAACGAGGTATAGACTGTAAAATATGGGCAGTATCTCAGGATAGGGTCGAAGAAGAAATGAAAGAAGCGGATGTAATATTAATAGGACCACAAATGAGATTTTTAAAGAGCAAACTCGAGGTAAAGGCTAATGAACTTGGAGTTGCAATAGATGTTATAAAACCTTTGGATTATGGAAGATGTGATGGTAATGCTATTTTAAGTGCTGCAATTGCTTTACTTGAAAAATAA
- a CDS encoding sigma 54-interacting transcriptional regulator, translated as MGKSGNIIFKYLEDKCKEQRITGKSVVVGCSTRQIADSLLLQRTNVSSILNRLCEDGKVLKTKGKPIIYYSNSSTEMKKEREKPLTNSSNFSNLIGGNKSLKKSIQQAQAAILYPPRGLHTLILGPTGVGKTMFAELMYKFAMEKEVISKDAPFISFNCADYSNNPQLIMAHLFGSKKGAFTGADKDRIGLVDKANGGILFLDEIHRLPAEGQEMLFMLIDKSVYTPLGNIEEKKSGKILIICATTEEVGSALLTTFTRRIPMTINIPALKDRTIDERFELICDFFKIESRRIAREITISTNTVRSLLLYNCRGNIGQLKSDIQLGCANAFLKFVSKGKSKIEVHSTDFSNNVRQGLVSYMQESQIVDKIIKEDIRLNFKPKGIKFQVESNSDLLPDNFYESIEQRIQELKNRGVDEDDINFTMSYDIKNYFNKYIEKFEQEINKEELSKIVDDHIIVIVEEFFKTASEQMKKIFPTKVFYGLCLHISSIIERIHHKKEIINHNLNEIIQKHGKEYGLAINLSNKLEKKFDIKIPADEVGFIAMFLCVDETSDDNIGKPIIVIAMHGRSTASSMAEVANRLVGGNNVYAYDMNLDKNPQIAYKELKEFIIANHQGPGVILLVDMGSLGMFGELISEETGIKIRVIEMVSTLIAIECARKALTNNNIHEVWEESKQSVAFLNNYNMSLTETYIPSKDNIIITTCVTGEGSAVKLKNMIEGAINIKERDIQVVAIAASDKKETFNTINTLSKNKKVVAIVGTINPNVYDIPFIPISELFLDNNYTRLRDIVSRIKTPADVYNEIFDALDKEITEINIREFQPLCIKFLDDIGENVIKYLDIYKVSGLTMHLACALVRLINNEDTPKCSKKEEIKTNYLKEFDIIKTLLIPLEKFYKILFSDDEVCHIVIIILEI; from the coding sequence ATGGGGAAATCAGGGAATATTATATTTAAATATTTGGAAGATAAATGTAAAGAACAAAGGATAACTGGAAAATCTGTTGTTGTAGGGTGTAGTACTAGGCAAATTGCAGATAGTTTGCTACTTCAAAGAACTAATGTTAGTTCTATACTTAATCGGTTATGTGAGGATGGAAAAGTATTAAAGACAAAAGGAAAGCCAATAATATACTATTCTAATTCGTCTACTGAAATGAAGAAGGAAAGAGAAAAGCCTTTAACAAATAGTTCTAATTTTTCTAATCTTATTGGTGGTAACAAAAGTCTTAAGAAAAGTATTCAGCAAGCACAAGCAGCTATTTTGTATCCACCGAGGGGGCTTCATACCTTAATACTTGGGCCTACGGGAGTTGGAAAGACTATGTTTGCAGAACTTATGTACAAATTTGCAATGGAGAAGGAGGTAATATCTAAAGATGCACCTTTTATTTCATTTAATTGTGCAGATTATTCAAATAATCCGCAGCTTATTATGGCTCATCTTTTTGGAAGTAAAAAGGGTGCATTTACAGGTGCGGATAAAGATAGAATTGGACTTGTTGATAAGGCTAATGGAGGCATTTTGTTTTTAGACGAAATACATAGATTACCTGCTGAGGGTCAGGAAATGTTATTTATGCTAATAGATAAATCTGTTTATACGCCACTTGGCAATATAGAGGAGAAAAAAAGTGGGAAGATCCTTATAATATGTGCTACTACTGAAGAAGTTGGTAGTGCTTTGTTAACTACGTTTACTCGAAGAATTCCTATGACAATTAATATACCCGCTTTAAAGGATAGAACAATAGATGAACGATTTGAACTTATTTGTGACTTTTTTAAGATTGAGTCAAGAAGAATAGCAAGAGAAATAACTATATCTACAAATACTGTAAGAAGTCTTTTACTTTATAATTGTAGGGGGAATATAGGACAGTTAAAAAGTGATATACAACTAGGGTGTGCTAATGCATTTTTAAAATTTGTATCTAAAGGTAAAAGTAAAATTGAAGTTCATAGTACTGATTTTTCAAATAATGTACGGCAAGGATTAGTATCGTACATGCAAGAATCCCAAATCGTTGATAAAATTATCAAAGAGGATATTAGGCTTAACTTTAAGCCTAAGGGGATAAAATTTCAAGTGGAATCTAACTCTGATTTGTTACCTGATAATTTCTATGAGAGTATTGAGCAAAGGATTCAAGAACTTAAAAATCGTGGAGTAGATGAGGATGATATTAATTTTACGATGTCATATGATATAAAAAACTATTTTAATAAGTATATAGAAAAATTTGAGCAAGAAATCAACAAAGAAGAATTGTCTAAAATTGTAGATGATCATATTATTGTTATAGTAGAAGAATTTTTTAAAACAGCATCAGAGCAAATGAAAAAAATATTTCCCACTAAAGTTTTTTATGGATTATGTCTTCATATAAGTTCAATTATTGAAAGAATACATCATAAAAAAGAAATAATTAATCATAACCTAAATGAAATAATACAAAAACATGGCAAGGAGTATGGACTCGCAATTAATTTATCTAATAAATTGGAGAAAAAGTTTGATATTAAGATTCCTGCTGATGAGGTAGGTTTTATAGCTATGTTTTTATGTGTAGATGAAACAAGCGATGATAATATTGGCAAACCTATAATTGTTATAGCAATGCATGGAAGAAGCACAGCTTCTTCCATGGCGGAGGTTGCGAATAGACTAGTGGGAGGAAACAATGTGTATGCATATGACATGAACCTAGATAAAAACCCACAAATAGCATATAAAGAACTTAAGGAATTTATAATTGCAAATCATCAAGGTCCTGGGGTAATACTTTTAGTGGATATGGGTTCTCTTGGAATGTTTGGAGAACTTATATCTGAGGAAACAGGTATAAAGATAAGAGTTATTGAGATGGTATCTACACTTATAGCTATAGAGTGCGCTAGAAAAGCACTAACAAATAACAATATTCATGAGGTATGGGAAGAATCAAAACAATCTGTAGCTTTTCTAAATAATTATAATATGAGCCTTACGGAAACTTATATACCGAGTAAAGATAATATAATAATAACTACATGTGTTACAGGAGAAGGCAGTGCTGTAAAATTAAAAAATATGATAGAGGGTGCAATCAATATAAAAGAAAGGGATATACAAGTTGTAGCAATAGCTGCAAGTGATAAGAAGGAAACTTTTAATACCATTAACACATTGTCAAAAAATAAGAAAGTAGTTGCAATAGTTGGCACTATAAATCCTAATGTATATGATATACCTTTTATACCTATTTCAGAATTGTTTTTGGATAATAATTATACAAGGCTAAGAGATATAGTGAGTAGAATAAAGACACCAGCAGATGTCTATAATGAAATTTTTGATGCCTTAGATAAAGAAATAACGGAAATAAATATTAGAGAATTCCAACCCTTATGTATAAAATTTCTAGATGACATAGGCGAGAATGTAATCAAGTATTTAGATATATATAAGGTTTCAGGACTAACCATGCATTTAGCATGTGCTTTGGTACGGTTAATAAATAATGAAGATACACCTAAGTGCTCAAAGAAGGAAGAAATAAAGACTAATTACTTAAAAGAGTTTGATATTATAAAAACTTTACTTATACCTTTAGAAAAATTCTATAAAATTTTATTTTCAGATGATGAAGTGTGCCATATAGTAATAATAATTTTAGAAATATAG
- a CDS encoding amino acid ABC transporter substrate-binding protein, whose amino-acid sequence MKKLSILITTLLVASLGLVGCGTSKTATSKNLLETIKSEGKIQIGTEGTYAPYTFHDKSGKLTGFDVEIATEVSKRLGVKPEFVETKWDGMLAGLGAKRFDMIANEVGINSDRKLKYDFSTSYIVSKAVLIVNSSDNTIKKFADLKGKKSAQSLTSDLGKIAKANGAVLQAVDGFNQSIDLLVSKRVDATVNDSLSYLDLKKQKPNLAIKVVDTKGDAQPSGFMFNKGNKELVTAVNKALADMKSDGTYSKISNKYFGSDVSK is encoded by the coding sequence ATGAAAAAATTATCTATATTAATTACCACTTTATTAGTAGCATCATTAGGTCTTGTAGGATGTGGTACCAGTAAAACTGCAACATCAAAAAATTTGTTAGAAACAATAAAGAGTGAAGGAAAAATACAAATCGGTACTGAGGGTACTTATGCACCATATACTTTCCATGACAAATCAGGAAAATTAACTGGATTTGATGTTGAAATTGCAACGGAAGTATCTAAACGTCTTGGAGTTAAACCCGAATTTGTAGAAACAAAGTGGGACGGTATGCTTGCTGGGCTGGGTGCAAAGAGATTTGACATGATAGCGAATGAAGTTGGAATCAATTCAGATAGAAAACTAAAATACGATTTTTCAACCTCGTATATAGTTTCGAAAGCTGTTCTAATAGTAAATAGTTCTGATAATACTATCAAAAAATTCGCTGATTTAAAGGGCAAGAAATCTGCTCAATCATTAACTAGCGACTTAGGCAAAATTGCAAAAGCTAATGGTGCGGTTCTCCAAGCAGTTGATGGCTTTAATCAGTCAATCGATCTTTTAGTTTCTAAAAGAGTAGATGCAACAGTTAATGACAGTTTATCTTACCTTGATCTAAAAAAACAAAAACCAAACCTTGCTATAAAGGTTGTTGATACAAAAGGAGATGCACAACCTAGTGGATTTATGTTCAATAAAGGAAATAAAGAATTAGTAACTGCAGTTAATAAAGCATTAGCTGACATGAAATCAGATGGCACTTATTCAAAAATTTCAAATAAATATTTTGGCAGCGATGTATCAAAATAA
- a CDS encoding amino acid ABC transporter permease produces MNLDADTLRILGIVKDSFFPLLIAGVKFTIPVAVISFLLGSILAMVTALARISKYKSLNLISSLYVWIIRGTPLLVQLFILFYGLPAAGITIGALPAAIIGFTLNVGAYNSEVIRASILSIPKGQWEAASSIGMTHTQSLLRIILPQAARVSVPPLSNSFISLIKDTSLAAAITLAEMFQVAQQITATTYEPLVLYCEVAFIYLIFCTILTIIQQRIEKKLERYVAR; encoded by the coding sequence ATGAATTTAGACGCAGATACACTAAGAATACTCGGCATAGTTAAAGATTCTTTCTTTCCTTTATTAATAGCAGGTGTGAAGTTTACAATTCCAGTAGCTGTGATTTCCTTCTTGCTTGGTTCAATTTTAGCTATGGTAACGGCTCTTGCTCGTATATCAAAATATAAATCACTAAACCTAATATCAAGTTTATATGTTTGGATAATAAGAGGAACCCCTCTTCTCGTACAGTTATTTATATTATTTTATGGATTACCCGCAGCTGGTATAACAATAGGAGCTTTACCCGCAGCAATTATAGGCTTTACATTAAATGTAGGGGCTTATAATTCAGAAGTAATTAGAGCTTCCATTTTATCTATACCTAAGGGTCAATGGGAGGCCGCAAGTTCAATTGGTATGACTCATACTCAATCGCTCCTTCGTATAATTTTGCCACAGGCAGCTAGAGTATCTGTACCGCCACTGTCAAACTCCTTTATAAGTCTTATTAAAGATACATCACTTGCAGCGGCTATTACTTTAGCTGAAATGTTCCAAGTTGCACAACAAATAACAGCAACAACATATGAGCCACTTGTATTGTATTGTGAAGTAGCTTTTATATATCTAATATTTTGTACAATACTAACTATAATTCAACAAAGAATAGAGAAAAAACTTGAAAGATATGTAGCTAGGTAA
- a CDS encoding amino acid ABC transporter ATP-binding protein, whose product MINIQNLHKSFGDNEILKGIDLKIKKGETTIVIGPSGSGKTTLLRCINLLEIPNTGTISIGDIELVFGGNKEPTDKEMLTLRRNTGMVFQGFHLFPHMTVVANIMEGLTTVLKQSKKTAHDKALNLLDKVGLLDKANSYPHELSGGQQQRVAIARAMAIEPSVLLFDEPTSALDPELASEVLKVMKELSLEGMTMVVVTHNMSFARDVGDNIIFMDNGIILDKGTPEQLLTNTSNERIKQFLSLDFN is encoded by the coding sequence ATGATTAATATACAAAATTTACACAAAAGTTTCGGAGATAATGAAATTTTAAAAGGTATAGATTTAAAAATAAAAAAGGGTGAAACAACAATTGTAATAGGCCCTTCAGGTTCAGGTAAAACCACACTTCTTAGATGTATAAACTTATTGGAAATACCTAACACAGGAACTATAAGCATTGGAGATATTGAATTGGTTTTTGGTGGAAATAAGGAACCTACTGATAAAGAAATGCTAACACTAAGACGAAATACAGGAATGGTATTTCAAGGATTTCATTTATTTCCTCATATGACTGTAGTTGCAAATATTATGGAGGGACTTACCACAGTGCTTAAGCAATCTAAGAAGACCGCTCATGACAAAGCACTTAATCTTTTAGATAAAGTTGGACTTTTAGATAAAGCTAACAGTTATCCTCATGAGCTCTCAGGAGGGCAACAACAAAGGGTTGCTATAGCCCGTGCTATGGCCATAGAGCCATCAGTGTTGTTATTTGACGAACCAACTTCTGCACTAGATCCGGAGCTTGCATCAGAGGTACTTAAAGTTATGAAGGAATTGTCTCTTGAAGGCATGACTATGGTAGTTGTTACTCATAATATGAGTTTTGCAAGAGATGTAGGTGACAATATAATATTTATGGATAACGGGATTATCCTTGATAAGGGAACTCCAGAGCAATTATTAACTAACACAAGTAACGAACGAATAAAACAATTTTTAAGTTTAGATTTTAATTAA
- a CDS encoding trans-sulfuration enzyme family protein, which translates to MKFESLLIHGGVDGDAHTGAVNVPIYQTSTFKKGKFDADNAYEYSRSGNPTREALEKLITDLEEGYAGFAFASGMAATTATLSLFKTGDRILISNNIYGGTFRVIDKYFNNFGIHYTAFDSSDITQLENKIDDSVKAIFIETPTNPLMGITDIAAVAKIAKKNNLLLIVDNTFMTPYLQRPLTLGADIVIHSATKYLSGHSDLIAGLVVVNNKELAERIGFIQNSTGGVLSPFDSFLLIRGIKTLALRMDRHNSNAKIVSEFLRDRKEVEKVYYPGFEDHPGHKIQEKQANGYGGIISFVLKKDYDYKKFLENLQLITFGESLGGVESLICHPATMTHAAVPYEIRQEIGITDHLVRLSVGVENVTDIVKDLKTALEL; encoded by the coding sequence ATGAAATTCGAATCATTATTAATACATGGTGGAGTCGATGGTGATGCTCATACTGGAGCAGTAAATGTTCCCATTTACCAGACATCTACTTTCAAAAAAGGCAAATTTGATGCTGATAATGCTTATGAGTATTCAAGATCAGGAAATCCAACACGCGAAGCTCTCGAAAAACTCATTACAGATCTTGAAGAAGGTTATGCAGGTTTCGCATTTGCTTCAGGTATGGCAGCTACGACTGCTACATTGTCGTTATTTAAAACAGGAGATAGAATTCTAATATCAAATAATATCTATGGTGGAACCTTTAGAGTTATAGACAAATATTTTAATAATTTCGGTATACATTATACTGCATTTGATTCATCTGATATAACTCAATTAGAAAATAAAATTGATGATAGTGTAAAAGCTATTTTTATAGAAACACCAACAAATCCATTAATGGGTATTACAGATATTGCTGCAGTTGCAAAAATTGCTAAAAAGAATAACTTACTTTTAATTGTAGATAATACATTTATGACTCCATATCTACAAAGGCCACTTACCCTTGGTGCTGATATAGTTATTCATAGTGCTACAAAATATCTAAGTGGACACAGTGATTTAATTGCAGGACTTGTTGTCGTAAATAATAAAGAACTTGCAGAAAGAATTGGATTCATACAAAATTCAACAGGTGGAGTTTTATCACCATTTGATTCCTTCTTATTAATACGAGGTATTAAAACTCTAGCTCTAAGAATGGACAGACACAACTCAAACGCAAAAATTGTATCTGAATTCTTAAGAGATAGAAAAGAAGTAGAAAAAGTATATTATCCTGGTTTTGAAGATCACCCAGGACATAAAATACAAGAAAAACAAGCAAATGGATATGGCGGTATCATTTCCTTTGTTCTAAAAAAAGATTATGATTATAAAAAATTCTTAGAAAATCTTCAATTAATAACTTTCGGAGAAAGCTTAGGAGGGGTAGAATCGTTAATTTGCCATCCTGCCACAATGACACATGCTGCAGTTCCATATGAGATTAGACAAGAAATTGGAATTACCGATCATTTAGTAAGATTATCAGTAGGTGTTGAGAATGTTACTGATATAGTAAAAGATTTAAAAACAGCATTAGAATTATAA
- a CDS encoding amidohydrolase has translation MENEIVTNIVNNLERKLIDIRHNLHKHPELSNEEFETTKTLRKLLNEAQIRVLNLPLETGLVAEITGDREGPIIAIRGDIDALPILEETDLEYKSQIIGKMHACGHDFHASVILGAAYLLKQQESTLAGTVRIIFQPAEELGHGAEDVLASGALSNVAAIFGLHSAPELEVGSFGTKVGAMTAAVDRFEIEIEGIGTHASSPEKGIDPIIVAAHIITSLQTIVSRSVSTFDQVLISVTHIESGNTWNVIPNKAYIEGTVRTVNAKMREFVPSKMRQIIKGMADSFGATAELKWYSGPPATNNTKDWTEVALEVAKMQGYVVKKLPDTLIGEDFAFYQEKISGAFVNIGTGVSYSLHHPQFKVDDAALLPAANYFSELAKRALVILKEK, from the coding sequence ATGGAAAATGAAATAGTAACAAATATAGTTAATAATTTAGAGAGAAAACTTATAGATATTAGGCATAACTTGCATAAACATCCAGAGTTATCTAATGAGGAATTTGAAACAACTAAAACTTTACGTAAATTACTAAACGAGGCTCAAATACGTGTACTTAATTTACCACTAGAAACAGGGCTTGTTGCAGAAATAACGGGAGATAGAGAAGGCCCTATTATAGCCATTCGAGGAGATATTGATGCACTACCTATCCTTGAGGAAACAGATCTAGAATATAAATCACAAATTATTGGTAAAATGCATGCATGTGGTCATGATTTTCATGCATCTGTTATTTTAGGCGCAGCTTATTTATTAAAGCAGCAAGAATCAACACTCGCGGGAACAGTGAGAATTATATTTCAGCCAGCTGAAGAGCTAGGACACGGTGCGGAAGATGTATTAGCAAGCGGAGCATTATCTAATGTAGCTGCAATTTTCGGACTCCATAGCGCACCAGAGTTAGAAGTGGGAAGCTTTGGAACAAAGGTGGGAGCTATGACTGCAGCTGTAGATCGTTTTGAAATTGAAATTGAGGGCATTGGTACCCATGCGTCATCTCCAGAAAAAGGAATAGATCCAATTATTGTTGCAGCTCATATAATTACATCGCTCCAGACGATTGTTAGTCGAAGCGTTAGCACCTTTGATCAAGTACTTATTAGTGTTACTCATATTGAAAGTGGTAACACATGGAATGTAATCCCGAATAAGGCTTATATTGAAGGAACAGTGAGAACTGTTAATGCTAAGATGCGCGAGTTTGTTCCAAGCAAAATGAGACAAATAATTAAAGGTATGGCTGACTCATTTGGAGCAACTGCTGAGCTTAAATGGTATAGTGGACCACCAGCAACAAATAACACGAAAGATTGGACAGAGGTTGCATTAGAAGTTGCGAAGATGCAGGGGTATGTTGTTAAAAAACTTCCGGATACACTAATTGGTGAAGATTTTGCTTTTTACCAAGAGAAAATATCTGGTGCATTTGTAAATATTGGTACAGGTGTGTCATACTCACTTCATCACCCTCAATTTAAGGTAGATGATGCTGCACTTTTACCAGCTGCCAATTATTTTTCGGAACTTGCTAAGCGCGCTTTGGTAATACTTAAAGAAAAATAA
- a CDS encoding N-acyl-D-amino-acid deacylase family protein has protein sequence MFDVVINNGTLVDPELKTSFKGSLGIKDGKLAEITTGELVGIKNINASGLIVSPGFIDIHGHVDGEDYCGELSLRQGITTTIGGNCGLSPINMNTFFDKQDKKGFVINQAELVGHSMSLRQAVGITDVYSAANKEQICKMQYLTEKALVEGACGLSLGLEYAPHSSLEEIYAICIIAANHNRPITIHTRVSSDHDLNSLREAIEISRVTGAAVLISHFVYQYNAVMDKALEIVDKAIEDGLNIRIDSGLYNDWATSIGTAIFCEKNVNHGLLCLNKMLVASGKYKGERLNKKLYKELRAGNPCECIIYCTGSNDSVYKALDKSYAMPSSDIGPYKKGEGHPQISGTFPRYFRYMVRERKEISLVEAVRKATFLPAETMGLKQKGRIKKGTDADVVIFDIDTIKDKSDFPDVGIPDRNPEGIKYVFVNGKLVLDGGMIQDSMAGRTIRTA, from the coding sequence ATGTTTGATGTTGTTATTAATAATGGTACTTTAGTTGATCCTGAACTCAAAACGAGTTTCAAAGGAAGTTTAGGTATAAAAGATGGAAAGCTGGCAGAAATAACAACTGGAGAACTAGTTGGAATAAAAAATATAAATGCATCGGGGTTAATAGTTTCACCAGGCTTCATCGATATTCATGGACATGTAGATGGAGAAGATTATTGTGGAGAGCTGTCACTTCGTCAAGGTATTACTACTACAATAGGTGGTAATTGTGGGTTAAGTCCAATAAATATGAATACTTTCTTTGATAAGCAAGATAAAAAAGGGTTTGTTATAAATCAAGCGGAACTTGTAGGACATTCCATGAGTCTGCGTCAGGCCGTTGGAATTACAGATGTATATTCAGCAGCTAATAAAGAACAAATTTGCAAAATGCAATATCTTACAGAAAAAGCATTAGTTGAAGGTGCTTGTGGGTTATCATTAGGACTCGAATATGCTCCACATAGCTCCCTTGAAGAAATATATGCTATATGTATAATAGCTGCAAATCATAACAGACCTATTACAATTCATACAAGAGTTTCTTCGGATCATGATTTAAATTCACTAAGAGAAGCTATTGAGATTTCGAGGGTTACAGGAGCTGCAGTGCTAATTTCTCATTTTGTTTATCAATATAATGCAGTTATGGATAAAGCGTTAGAAATAGTGGATAAAGCAATAGAGGACGGATTAAATATAAGAATAGATAGTGGATTATATAACGATTGGGCTACGTCTATTGGAACTGCAATTTTTTGCGAGAAGAATGTGAATCATGGATTATTATGTTTAAATAAAATGCTTGTAGCTTCAGGAAAATATAAAGGTGAGAGATTAAACAAGAAACTATATAAAGAATTAAGAGCTGGTAATCCTTGTGAATGTATTATATATTGTACGGGTTCGAATGATAGTGTATATAAGGCTTTAGATAAAAGTTATGCAATGCCATCGTCAGATATTGGGCCTTATAAAAAGGGTGAAGGACATCCTCAAATTTCAGGTACATTTCCAAGATATTTTAGGTATATGGTCAGAGAACGCAAGGAGATAAGCCTTGTAGAGGCGGTTCGTAAGGCAACTTTTCTTCCAGCAGAAACTATGGGCCTTAAACAAAAGGGTCGAATTAAAAAGGGGACAGACGCAGATGTTGTTATTTTTGATATAGATACTATTAAAGATAAATCAGATTTTCCAGATGTGGGGATTCCAGATAGAAATCCTGAAGGAATAAAATACGTGTTTGTGAACGGAAAATTAGTTTTAGATGGAGGCATGATACAAGATAGTATGGCAGGAAGAACTATTAGAACAGCATAG